Below is a genomic region from Oncorhynchus keta strain PuntledgeMale-10-30-2019 unplaced genomic scaffold, Oket_V2 Un_contig_6954_pilon_pilon, whole genome shotgun sequence.
TGTCCACTGCATGGTACTGTGTGTGCAGCAgctccctggctctctcctctcctacactCTGTAGCCAGGACTGGTAAAGCTCTGCCACGTGCTGGTCCTCCTCTGGCACTAGAGGGCGCTCCTCCTTGTACAGATCCTCCACCTGCTGCAGCAACTCCTTGTTGTTCTGATCTGGTAAGGGCTTCACCTGGCCTCCCCCATTCAGACAAcctgtatacacacacagtgaggaAAGACAACACACAACTGGTTTTACAAGTTCACTTTGACTCGAACCACAAAAATGTGATTACAAACAGGAACCATTCCCCAGGGGAATTCACGCAGTGTGCTTTCTAACACTAGCTGATGCCTGTGGTAGCTTCTGTGCAGATGTAGAATAGAGACTTCAACCATAGCAGTAAATAAAtcaatggacaagacataattCAATTCCACCCACTTGAATGTGGGAtgaaaaaaaacatgcatttttaTATAGTATCTTGTGTTTATATTAAACGCAAATGTAAACCAACAAACAAAGCCTCCTCTTTCCTCACCTGACGGACAGGCCATGACCTCTACGAAGTGGTAGGGTGACTTTCCCCTCTTGAGTTTCTGCACCAGGTTCTGGATGTTGCGGAAACCGTAGGTTGCGGCGAAACGCAGCACGACCACACCGTCCCTTTCCAGGGTCACCTCCTGGAAGTCCTTGTTCCTAAAGGGGACAGGTTaatcagggttgtgttcattaggcaccaaatgcaAGAAATCAGACAAACAGGGAAGGACAACTTGGATTTGTCCAATCAGAAACGCTGTTTCTTAAACATGCTCTAATCTCAGGGTTATTCTTCTCAACAAATCTATACATCCATGGCTGATAGGAAGCAGAGACAGACTTCCCTGCACATCTCATGGAAATGAAGAGAGACTGAGTATTTTGCCTGCACTATTTCACAGTTGACACAACTAAGTGAAAGCTAACCAATTAGCAGAGGTGAGCTCCTAACAGGGCTTTAATACTGCAGGGCCAGACTGACTTACTTGAGTGTCTTGTAGGTGAgctccttcacctcctctccaAACAGCTGTCTGGCAGCGTGTGTGAACACGTGATGGAGGTATCCTCCTGAACCGCTCCCTGCATGGCCCAGCAACtcatcaccacacacactgctgaacctgCAGGCACACAAGTGCATGCAGACATCAGCAAGTGTAGAGTTCTTCTGACGcacgctgcacacacacacaccttctggaGTTCTCCTGACACACAAGTATGTATTAATTTATACGTAAAAGATGAGGTTCAAACCCTTACATTGTATCTAATGGGGCTGGCTCCACATCGCTGAGCAACACTTTCtcttcctctagcatcttcagaACTTCTCCTGTCATGaaataaacagaaacagacatcaGAAAATGTACATTTAAAAATGGGATTCAAAACAGAAAACCCACAGACACTTTGAATACTATCTGCCATAGTGGTTTAATGTCCTCCCTACCTGAAGTGATGACACAGTCCACCTCTCTGGTGTCAGCCTCCTCCAGGTAGAAGTCAGGCCTGGAGGCCTCCAGTTTCTTATCATAGCAGGGCATCACAGTCACATGGTAGATCTGCTGTGGGTTCAGgccctgcaacaacaacaacacacacctgTCAGTCATATCCTTTAGAAGATCTCATCCTACTATACAGACATGATAGAATCCTCATCCAACATGAACACATATTCTCATCATCTATTAAACGTTACTCTACATCACCTGACTCCATTTAGTCTATTCCAAAACTAACATCTAGATATTTAACCCTGCAGTCTGCATCGCTGAATGTCAGACTCCTGCATCATCAGCTGGCggaattattgtatttttttttttttttggggggggcttcCGGTTCAGAACAATTATATTGCAGGTCAGAAGCTTTTTAAATCaagaaaacactttttttttttacaaacccAGGAGCTGGTCGTTTTGCATTATGTGAATTCCATTCTGTGAGCGGTGAGGCAGACAGAAGGCTACCAGCAGGGAACTGTCCATTATTTGTGTTGTGCTGAAACATTTTTATTTGTAGATAAAAATATGTAGAGCTTATGTTCCCTTCCCCCACGTAAGAATACATTGCCAAGTTTACTTCCCCTGGCTAGCCTATCTCATGCGAAAATGGCTGAAGTAACAGGACAAATAAAGGAAAGTTATGATGGAGGAATACACAATGGTGGAAACAGGTGCTGCGCGAGTCATTATGGACACAGTCAACAACTCGGTAGATGGATGCTCAGCCTGCAACAAGTGCAAGCAGGTATTTGTTTATGTTTATGATAATTCAGTTAATTATTAGTGAATTATTGTGTTAATTCAGACTTTCGTATATAACGTTTAAACCAGTGCTGCTGGTAAAAGTGCAGCCGAGTAAATTAGTTATTCTGGGAATAAGTACTTTAGTGACTTGTcaatattttttaaacctcccgctttgggctggatgtgtcaatgtgtagtttaTATATggataatctatgagcagaattactgtcttacctcaatTAACCACAAAATCCCTAGTTTAAAAGCGACTGTTTTCTGTAGGCTGTGTTGTGCCATTTTCCCTAACGTCCCCCACTGGTGCCAGCCCTCTAGCAATTCAAGTTCCAGCCCATCGCTATTTGAGTGACAACTAGCAAGAATCACACAcagcagagcaagagagagagcaatgacgtgGAGCACATATCTGCAAATATGTGATGTAGTACACCATTATCGGGGACCACTTTTAGCTCGTGgatgctactttcagaactactggctacaaagtatacaaaagtaccagGGAATCCCTTTAAGTTTCAATTCAATTATTTGATTATCTAAACAATATTGAATTTAAAGGTCTTGTTTCGTTATGTCGGCTACAGGCTTGCATGAGGTAAGAAGGTTAATTGGAAGGCTCCTTTTTACAAAGCGATTTGAGTTGTCAATGTGACGCATTGCATAgtgaagaaaatatatatattcttctTAATTCATGTTGAATAGACATGCAGACAAATTCATTCATGCAGGGAAGAAGAATATTAGCCTACTACACAGGAGTCACAAACACTAAATAAATAGATGTTATTTGGCAGGGTTGACGGATCAGCTCGCGGAACAATTTTATGCGGCTCGGTCGGATTGCACAGAAGATCTCTCTTGATGTCGGGTAGGCTCAGACTTTAGGCGGCTCGGTCGGATTGCACAGAAAGATCTCTCTTGATGTCGGGTAGGCTCAGACTTTATGCGGCTCGGTCGGATTGCACAGAAAGATCTCTCTTGATGTCGGGTAGGCTCAGACTTTAGGCGGCTCGGTCGGATTGCACAGAAAGATCTCTCTTGATGTCGGGTAGGCTCAGACTTTATGCGGCTCGGTCGGATTGCACAGAAAGATCTCTCTTGATGTCGGGTAGGCTCAGACTTTAGGCGGCTCGGTCGGATTGCACAGAAAGATCTCTCTTGATGTCGGGTAGGCTCAGACTTTATGCGGCTCGGTCGGATTGCACAGAAAGATCTCTCTTGATGTCGGGTAGGCTCAGACTTTATGCGGCTCGGTCGGATTGCACAGAAAGATCTCTCTTGATGTCGGGTAGGCTCAGACTTTATGCGGCTCGGTCGGATTGCACAGAAAGATCTCTCTTGATGTCGGGTAGGCTCAGACTTTATGCGGCTCGGTCGGATTGCACAGAAAGATCTCTCTTGATGTCGGGTAGGCTCAGACTTTATGCGGCTCGGTCGGATTGCACAGAAGATCTTTCTTGATGTCGGGTAGGCTCAGACTTTATGCGGCTCGGTCGGATTGCACAGAAAGATCTCTCTTGATGTCGGGTAGGCTCAGACTTTATGCGGCTCGGTCGGATTGCACAGAAGATCTCTCTTGATGTCGGGTAGGCTCAGACTTTATGCGGCTCGGTCGGATTGCACAGAAAGATCTCTCTTGATGTCGGGTAGGCTCAGACTTTATGCGGCTCGGTCGGATTGCACAGAAAGATCTCTCTTGATGTCGGGTAGGCTCAGACTTTATGCGGCTCGGTCGGATTGCACAGAAAGATCTCTCTTGATGTCGGGTAGGCTCAGACTTTATGCGGCTCGGTCGGATTGCACAGAAAGATCTCTCTTGATGTCGGGTAGGCTCAGACTTTATGTGGCTGGAGCGGGGTGGGTGCGGCTCCAAAAAACAGACCTATGCAGGACTCTAGTGTCAATGAGCCCCTACCAACCTGCTGGCCAGCGAAGAAGCCCTTCACCAGAGAGCCCATCATCTGCTGTGGGGAGCGGGTGGAGCTGACGTAGGGCAGGATGAACTCTCCATGGGTTTTCTCTGCATAGCAGATCCAACCTGAAGACAACACAAGCCTGTATTATTACAGGACCTGAAGACAACACAAGCCTGTATTATTAATGGACCTGAAGACAACACAAGCCTGTATTATTAATGGACCTGAAGACAACACAAGCCTGTATTATTAATGGACCTGAAGACAACACAAGCCTGATTATTAATGGACCTGAAGACAACACAGCCTGTATTATTTGGACCTGAAGACAACACAAGCCTGTATTATTAATGGACCTGAAGACAACACAAGCCTGTATTATTACTGGACCTGAAGACAACACAAGCCTGTATTATTAATGGACCTGAAGACAACACAAGCCTGTATTATTAATGGACCTGAAGACAACACAAGCCTGTATTATTAATGGACCTGAAGACAACACAAGCCTGTATTATTAATGGACCTGAAGACAACACAAGCCTGTATTATTACTGGACCTGAAGACAACACAAGCCTGTATTATTAATGAACCTGAAGACAAGCCTGTATTATTAATGAACCTGAAGACAACACAAGCCTGTATTATTAATGGACCTGAAGACAACACAAGCCTGTATTATTACAGGACCTGGACACAAGCCTGAAGAACAACACAAGCCTGTATTATTAATGAACCTGAAGACAACACAAGCCTGTATTATTAATGAACCTGAAGACAAGCCTGTATTAGCGGACAACACAAGCCTGTATTATTAATGGACCTGAAGACAACACAAGCCTGTATTATTAATGAACCTGAAGACAAGCCTGTATTATTAATGAACCTGAAGACAACACAAGCCTGTATTATTAATGGACCTGAAGACAACACAAGCCTGTATTATTAATGGACCTGAAGACAACACAAGCCTGTATTATTACAGGACCTGAAGACAACACAAGCCTGTATTATTAATGGACCTGAAGACAACACAAGCCTGTATTATTAATGGACCTGAAGACAACACAAGCCTGTATTATTAATGAACCTGAAGACAACACAAGCCTGTATTATTAATGGACCTGAAGACAACACAAGCCTGTATTATTAATGGACCTGAAGACAACACAAGCCTGTATTATTAATGGACCTGAAGACAACACAAGCCTGTATTATTAATGAACCTGAAGACAACACAAGCCTGTATTATTACAGGACCTGAAGACAACACAAGCCTGTATTATTAATGAACCTGAAGACAACACAAGCCTGTATTATTAATGAACCTGAAGACAACACAAGCCTGTATTATTAATGAACCTGAAGACAAGCCTGTATTATTACTGGACCTGAAGACAACACAAGCCTGTATTATTAATGGACCTGAAGACAACACAAGCCTGTATTATTAATGAACCTGAAGACAAGCCTGTATTATTACTGGACCTGAAGACAACACAAGCCTGTATTATTAATGAACCTGAAGACAACACAAGCCTGTATTATTAATGAACCTGAAGACAAGCCTGTATTATTACTGGACCTGAAGACAACACAAGCCTGTATTATTAATGGACCTGAAGACAACACAAGCCTGTATTATTAATGAACCTGAAGACAACACAAGCCTGTATTATTAATGGACCTGAAGACAACACAAGCCTGTATTATTAATGAACCTGAAGACAAGCCTGTATTATTAATGGACCTGAAGACAACACAAGCCTGTATTATTAATGGACCTGAAGACAACACAAGCCTGTATTATTAATGGACCTGAAGACAACACAAGCCTGTATTATTAATGGACCTGAAGACAACACAAGCCTGTATTATTAATGAACCTGAAGACAACACAAGCCTGTATTATTAATGAACCTGAAGACAAGCCTGTATTATTACTGGACCTGAAGACAACACAAGCCTGTATTATTAATGGACCTGAAGACAACACAAGCCTGTATTATTAATGGACCTGAAGACAACACAAGCCTGTATTATTAATGAACCTGAAGACAACACAAGCCTGTATTATTAATGGACCTGAAGACAACACAAGCCTGTATTATTAATGGACCTGAAGACAACACAAGCCTGTATTATTAATGGACCTGAAGACAACACAAGCCTGTATTATTAATGAACCTGAAGACAACACAAGCCTGTATTATTACTGGACCTGAAGACAACACAAGCCTGTATTATTAATGGACCTGAAGACAACACAAGCCTGTATTATTAATGAACCTGAAGACAACACAAGCCTGTATTATTACTGGACCTGAAGACAACACAAGCCTGTATTATTAATGGACCTGAAGACAACACAAGCCTGTATTATTACTGGACCTGAAGACAACACAAGCCTGTATTATTAATGGACCTGAAGACAACACAAGCCTGTATTATTAATGGACCTGAAGACAACACAAGCCTGTATTATTAATGAACCTGAAGACAACACAAGCCTGTATTATTAATGAACCTGAAGACAAGCCTGTATTATTAATGAACCTGAAGACAACAAAAGCCTGTATTATTAATGAACCTGAAGACAAGCCTGTATTATTAATGAACCTGAAGACAACACAAGCCTGTATTATTCATGAACCTGAAGACAAGCCTGTATTATTACTGGACCTGAAGACAACACAAGCCTGTATTATTAATGGACCTGAAGACAACACAAGCCTGTATTATTAATAAACCTGAAGACAAGCCTGTATTATTACTGGACCTGAAGACAACACAAGCCTGTATTATTAATGAACCTGCAGACAACACAAGCCTGTATTATTAATGAACCTGAAGACAAGCCTGTATTATTACTGGACCTGAAGACAACACAAGCCTGTATTATTAATGGACCTGAAGACAACACAAGCCTGTATTATTAATGAACCTGAAGACAACACAAGCCTGTATTATTAATGGACCTGAAGACAACACAAGCCTGTATTATTAATGAACCTGAAGACAAGCCTGTATTATTACTGGACCTGAAGACAACACAAGCCTGTATTATTAATGGACCTGAAGACAACACAAGCCTGTATTATTAATGGACCTGAAGACAAGCCTGTATTATTACTGGACCTGAAGACAACACAAGCCTGTATTATTAATGGACCTGAAGACAACACAAGCCTGTATTATTACTGGACCTGAAGACAACACAAGCCTGTATTATTAATGGACCTGAAGACAACACAAGCCTGTATTATTAATGGACCTGAAGACAACACAAGCCTGTATTATTAATGAACCTGAAGACAACACAAGCCTGTATTATTAATGAACCTGAAGACAAGCCTGTATTATTAATGAACCTGAAGACAACAAAAGCCTGTATTATTAATGAACCTGAAGACAAGCCTGTATTATTAATGAACCTGAAGACAACACAAGCCTGTATTATTCATGAACCTGAAGACAAGCCTGTATTATTACTGGAACCTGGAagagaccagggcctgtatttataaagtgtctcagagtaggagatgATCTGTCCCCCCTCTTATTCCCTCTTCTGGCCGTGACCACACTCTCCTAGGGTGTCTCAGAGGGAGTTGGCatatgcaaaaaaacacatttcaaattaaaacacacttgtacatgtgtgaaacaggacaaatataagtaCCCACCACTTCTAATCTGATGAACTTTGTGAAATTGGGGCCTGGTTTCTGAAGTTCTATTGGaaccttctgtagcacagttggtagagcatggcgcttgtaacgccagggtagtgggttcgattcccgggaccacccatacgtagaatgtatgcacacatgactgtaagtcgctttggataaaagcgtctgctaaatggcatatattttatatattatatatttggaAGGATTCTGACCTGGAGATAGAGGCTAGTTAAGGTGTTGAGGTACAGCTGGTTACCTGGGCAGGCAGAGGCCAGCATGGGCAGGGCCTGCTTGTCTTGCTCCTTCCGATGGAAACGCTCCACaaactctctctgactctccaaCAGGCTGAAGGTCCTGCTGAAGCTGGTGTCAAACACGTGGTGAACCCCTGAAACACAACAGTCAGTATATTTTATTTAAATATAATGTGTCTCACTAATGTGTCAGATAAACCGATGTCCTAtattacacagatacacaaaggTTTATCTTTTAACCTTCGCACTCACCCAGACCCTTGAAGAAGGCGGTGAGTCTCCTGCCTGCCTCACTGCTGCTCAGGCCGTAGCGTGCTGCCAGGGAGGCTCTGGACTGTGGGgacacagacaccaccaccaccttctgcTCTGCTACACCTGCCTGCtggggagatgaagggagactAGTTACACACagaagagacagatacagacaccaTCATCATCCCTAAACACGCTGGGTTGAGTATGACTGGTGGGTCCTGTTTGTGGGTCTTCAGATggatgccaacacacacacacacactaccttgtTGTTGCGTAGCACCCTGTAAATCTCTTCATGACTCTGCTGTGTGATAAGGACACTCTCAGCTGAGGTGATGCAGCCACTGCAGGCCAGGCAGTCATTCAGAGTGATCTTAGCTTTCTCCAGCTTCTGCTTTCCACCATCCTGGAGACACAAAGAACAAGTTGGAGTAATATTTTACTGTAGGTTAACAGTGAGAAAGAAAATGTTTGTCTCAAAAAGTAGCATCTGCTACTTAAATGAATTTGAGAAAGTACTTGACAAAACAAATCCCATAAGGCAGCCATATTGCTTTTACCGATCCTGTCTTCAGAACAAGTTCAGGtgaaggagagatgagaagagcaACAAGAACGTTTTGAGATTCACCCTCAGTGAAGTAGGCTCATGccagttgacatgttagtcaatGTAACATCATCACAGCTCCAGCTGTGGTCACTATGTGGGAAACATTGAAGCATATGCACCTGTGTAACCTGGAAATAGCTCCCATCATCTTCTATTTGAATTTTAGCCACAGATCTGCCTTGCTTCTTCTCCACCTTGACTGGTTTCACACATTCCTAAGAAAGGACAAGGGGAGCAAGTAGCAATCAGTTTATGGGGGAAAGTACAATAGCAAACAATACTAGCTAGCTTAGTCACATCGTGCTTACAGTACAAGGACCAATTAAATTAAAGTAAAAGGAACTAATGGTGTGTCTGATGACAGATAAAAGTGGACATCTTTGGCTAAGTTATTCAACCTAGGAAGTtaactagttaacgttagctagtcaAATGAGTCACATGTCATTTCGATGACCTAGCGAGAGCGCAAACCAACTAGGTAGTAGAGGAGGCTGGAAGGAAACAACATCTTTGAATCCATTCTAATGATCTCATTCCattcattacaatgagcctgtcctcctaaaACTCCCCCACCAGCATCCGCTACGAGTTAACTAGGTTAAAAAAAGAACAAAAGCGGGTTCAATTGAAAACCACCATTGCTTCAATCAATTTACACAGCAATGCCAATAACGCAATATACGCATTTGGAGTTGGACAGATCATACTCTATTTGACAACTAGCCAGTACTTTAGAGGTTAGCtaactacagtagctagctagctaactagctactgagAGTGGCGACCAGTGAGTCATTAACATTAAAATAACCACATTATACCTATGCTAAAATTATGTAAAACGTGTTTAATAGCATGATTGTTGTATGGTTAAGTGTTATTTACCTGGGAAGGAGTGATAAAATCATCTAGATCTGTCAACTGCAAAACACCGCTAAATTGGGACACCATGTTTAGTGCTGCTGTAAAGCAGTTTGTGTTTACTTTGAGTGTCGTAAAGATGTTTCGTCAGAGAATGTGCTTCTCTCATACCAATCAGATGTAATACTTGGTATTTTTAAACAGTACCCACGTTTACCGAAGCGATTAAATGAAAATAAATCATGTGCGTATGAACCCCATTTATTTAAGCTCTCAGAATTCACATACCAGAATCAAATCATATAAATCTATGAATCAATGTACTTTTTAGGCTATGATAAAGGTAACCAGAGGTGACCAAAACTTGAAATATGATACCATAACCTACACATCCAGGGAACTGTCAGAGCTCCTCTTTAAAGAAAATATCAAGTattaacaataaaataacaataatcaaGTTAAAAACTTGATAATCAAGCATAATCAACTAATATGTGCAAAACACACAATCTTCAATTTGTAATGACTGCACAATTCATTTGTAATGACCAATGTTCAACAATGTTGTACAATCAGACAGTGTTTAAACCTGAGACTGTGCAGCAGCATATCAATAGAACATAAAGATCTACGCTCTAAAGGCATGTAAAGGCATGTTAACATTGCAGTATAATATAGACTGCATGAATCTTACAGTGCAATTTGATCATAACAGGATCAGTGTTCCTTTCTGTAGTCTTCATATTCAAGCATACACTTAATAATTCATTTATATCTGCTCATAACTCATAGACCATCCAAGGCCCTCATGCTAAAATTCCAAGCAGTAAAAACATATTATGCCATGGTTACTGGCAAAACCCTTAGTTGCATCATTATGTGGCAACAGGGAGGATCTAGAAAAAACATAAACAGGAAACCTATAATGATAATGCAATACAGACAGTGTTATAACAGAATATCAGTCTCATCAGAACTCCCCTCTACAAATAAACAAACAGGAAAACAAACATACAAAGAAACAGATTCAGTGCAGATGCTGCTACCATACTGTATACAAAGAGCATGATTTGCAATGTAAATATGAGCCTAGCTACAACTAGCACCGGGCATAACTATGGtc
It encodes:
- the narfl gene encoding cytosolic Fe-S cluster assembly factor narfl isoform X1 translates to MVSQFSGVLQLTDLDDFITPSQECVKPVKVEKKQGRSVAKIQIEDDGSYFQVTQDGGKQKLEKAKITLNDCLACSGCITSAESVLITQQSHEEIYRVLRNNKQAGVAEQKVVVVSVSPQSRASLAARYGLSSSEAGRRLTAFFKGLGVHHVFDTSFSRTFSLLESQREFVERFHRKEQDKQALPMLASACPGWICYAEKTHGEFILPYVSSTRSPQQMMGSLVKGFFAGQQGLNPQQIYHVTVMPCYDKKLEASRPDFYLEEADTREVDCVITSGEVLKMLEEEKVLLSDVEPAPLDTMFSSVCGDELLGHAGSGSGGYLHHVFTHAARQLFGEEVKELTYKTLKNKDFQEVTLERDGVVVLRFAATYGFRNIQNLVQKLKRGKSPYHFVEVMACPSGCLNGGGQVKPLPDQNNKELLQQVEDLYKEERPLVPEEDQHVAELYQSWLQSVGEERARELLHTQYHAVDKATNGLLVKW
- the narfl gene encoding cytosolic Fe-S cluster assembly factor narfl isoform X2; amino-acid sequence: MVSQFSGVLQLTDLDDFITPSQECVKPVKVEKKQGRSVAKIQIEDDGSYFQVTQDGGKQKLEKAKITLNDCLACSGCITSAESVLITQQSHEEIYRVLRNNKAGVAEQKVVVVSVSPQSRASLAARYGLSSSEAGRRLTAFFKGLGVHHVFDTSFSRTFSLLESQREFVERFHRKEQDKQALPMLASACPGWICYAEKTHGEFILPYVSSTRSPQQMMGSLVKGFFAGQQGLNPQQIYHVTVMPCYDKKLEASRPDFYLEEADTREVDCVITSGEVLKMLEEEKVLLSDVEPAPLDTMFSSVCGDELLGHAGSGSGGYLHHVFTHAARQLFGEEVKELTYKTLKNKDFQEVTLERDGVVVLRFAATYGFRNIQNLVQKLKRGKSPYHFVEVMACPSGCLNGGGQVKPLPDQNNKELLQQVEDLYKEERPLVPEEDQHVAELYQSWLQSVGEERARELLHTQYHAVDKATNGLLVKW
- the narfl gene encoding cytosolic Fe-S cluster assembly factor narfl isoform X3, whose product is MDSKMLFPSSLLYYLECVKPVKVEKKQGRSVAKIQIEDDGSYFQVTQDGGKQKLEKAKITLNDCLACSGCITSAESVLITQQSHEEIYRVLRNNKQAGVAEQKVVVVSVSPQSRASLAARYGLSSSEAGRRLTAFFKGLGVHHVFDTSFSRTFSLLESQREFVERFHRKEQDKQALPMLASACPGWICYAEKTHGEFILPYVSSTRSPQQMMGSLVKGFFAGQQGLNPQQIYHVTVMPCYDKKLEASRPDFYLEEADTREVDCVITSGEVLKMLEEEKVLLSDVEPAPLDTMFSSVCGDELLGHAGSGSGGYLHHVFTHAARQLFGEEVKELTYKTLKNKDFQEVTLERDGVVVLRFAATYGFRNIQNLVQKLKRGKSPYHFVEVMACPSGCLNGGGQVKPLPDQNNKELLQQVEDLYKEERPLVPEEDQHVAELYQSWLQSVGEERARELLHTQYHAVDKATNGLLVKW